A genomic region of Pongo pygmaeus isolate AG05252 chromosome 7, NHGRI_mPonPyg2-v2.0_pri, whole genome shotgun sequence contains the following coding sequences:
- the MED30 gene encoding mediator of RNA polymerase II transcription subunit 30 isoform X2 gives MSTPPLAASGMAPGPFAGPQAQQAAREVNTASLCRIGQETVQDIVYRTMEIFQLLRNMQLPNGVTYHTGTYQDRLTKLQDNLRQLSVLFRKLRLVYDKCNENCGGMDPIPVEQLIPYVEEDGSKNDDRAGPPRFASEERREVAEVNKVLGEAF, from the exons ATGTCCACCCCTCCGTTAGCCGCGTCGGGGATGGCGCCCGGGCCCTTCGCCGGGCCCCAGGCTCAGCAGGCCGCCCGGGAGGTCAACACGGCGTCGCTGTGCCGCATCGGGCAGGAGACAGTGCAGGACATCGTGTACCGCACCATGGAGATCTTCCAGCTCTTGAGGAACATGCAG CTGCCAAATGGTGTCACTTACCACACTGGAACATATCAAGACCGGTTAACAAAGCTACAGGATAATCTTCGCCAACTTTCAGTTCTCTTCAGAAAGCTGAGATTGGTATATGACAAATGCAATGAAAACTGCGGCGGGATGGATCCCATTCCAGTCGAG CAACTTATTCCATATGTGGAAGAAGATGGCTCAAAGAATGATGATCGGGCTGGCCCACCTCGTTTTGCTAGTGAAGAGAGGCGAGAAGTTGCTGAAGTAAATAAA GTTTTGGGAGAAGCTTTTTGA
- the MED30 gene encoding mediator of RNA polymerase II transcription subunit 30 isoform X1 — protein sequence MSTPPLAASGMAPGPFAGPQAQQAAREVNTASLCRIGQETVQDIVYRTMEIFQLLRNMQLPNGVTYHTGTYQDRLTKLQDNLRQLSVLFRKLRLVYDKCNENCGGMDPIPVEQLIPYVEEDGSKNDDRAGPPRFASEERREVAEVNKKLKQKNQQLKQIMDQLRNLIWDINAMLAMRN from the exons ATGTCCACCCCTCCGTTAGCCGCGTCGGGGATGGCGCCCGGGCCCTTCGCCGGGCCCCAGGCTCAGCAGGCCGCCCGGGAGGTCAACACGGCGTCGCTGTGCCGCATCGGGCAGGAGACAGTGCAGGACATCGTGTACCGCACCATGGAGATCTTCCAGCTCTTGAGGAACATGCAG CTGCCAAATGGTGTCACTTACCACACTGGAACATATCAAGACCGGTTAACAAAGCTACAGGATAATCTTCGCCAACTTTCAGTTCTCTTCAGAAAGCTGAGATTGGTATATGACAAATGCAATGAAAACTGCGGCGGGATGGATCCCATTCCAGTCGAG CAACTTATTCCATATGTGGAAGAAGATGGCTCAAAGAATGATGATCGGGCTGGCCCACCTCGTTTTGCTAGTGAAGAGAGGCGAGAAGTTGCTGAAGTAAATAAA AAACTCAAACAGAAGAATCAACAGCTGAAGCAAATTATGGATCAATTACGAAATCTCATCTGGGATATAAATGCCATGTTGGCAATGAGGAACTAA